A window of Maioricimonas rarisocia genomic DNA:
TCCGGTCCGCCAGGCCGACTTCGGAACCGACAGTCTGGCAGACGAGGTCTTCGACGACGTCTTCGGCCAGCACCAGTGGCGACGCGCCTCGGAAGCATCCGGTGATGAGTCGCTCGCCGTTCCGCCGCAGTCAGAGCCGGCAGCCGGCGAAGTGGATGACGCCCGTCCATTCCCGACTGAGCCTCCGGCCGACCCGCTGAGCGCACAGGCGGAACCGGAAGCCGCCGGCGAAGCGGAGCTGAGTGGCTCACCGATTCAACTGGCTGGCATCTCGGATGTCGACGAAGACGAAGAAGTCGTTCGCCACGCCGTGGTCGAACAGGCCGACACCGAAACGCTGCGTCGCGTCCAGACCGTCTCGGAAGAGTCGGTGCAGCTGACCAGCCCGCTGCTCGCGGAGGGCTCCCTTCCGGAGTTCCCGTCGCGGTCGGAACAGCCGACACCCGAACCACTGGTGCAACTCGATCAGCAGCCGCTGTTCGTGGCACCGCCGCCGCCGGTCGAAACGACAGCTGATCGTTCTTCGCGGCTGGAGAGCGGAGCCGGCGCGAAGCCGGGGGAAAGTCGCAGCGGTCGCTCGCCGGTTGTGCAGGTCATCATGATCCTGCTCGGCATCGCCGGCGGCCTGGGACTGCTCTTCCGCCGTCGCGGACAGAAGACGCCGACACCCATGTAACCGCCGATCGCGGGGTGACCTGCTCGCCCCGCAAGGCGAGCATGTGAGTGCCACCAGGTTGCAGTAAGTGGGGCCGACACCTCCGTCTGCCCAACGAACGCGGCGCGGCTCAAGACGCACCCCTCGAGCCTACTTGAGATCCTTCGGCTGGATCGGCTTGTCCTTCGAGATGACGTCCGGCCCCTTGCCGGCCCGCTTCTCGTAGAATCCGTCACCCGCCTTCACGTACTTGGTGAAGCCCAGGCGGTCCAGCTTCTTGTCGTCGCTGACGTTCTTCTTCATGGCCGAGTCGGACCACGACCCGCCGATGAACGGAGGCTGAATGACCCGTCGGACCGGTTCTCCGGTCTCGGGATGCTCGGTGAGCGGGGCATCGCTGAACTGCTGGAACAGCTCGAACTGCTCGCCCCCCTCGCCGTCCGGCAGAATGGTTTCGTAGACGTAGATGGGCATGCTTCACAACTCCTGAACGACGCGCCGATCGGACCGGCGACAGATGCAACACGGTCCCGGCACCTCCCATTATTCCCGGTTTTGCTCGGGAGGGAAGCCTGCGGGAACAGACCGCGCGACCGGGTGTGCGACGATCAGGCCGCTTTGGCTTCGGGGCGATCCGTCCGGAAGTTCGACTGCTCTTCGATGATCGACGTGGCGTCGAACCTCTTCCCGAAGTACAGATCCTGCGCCCGCGGATCGTTCAGCACTGTCTGGGCACTGCCACTGACGATGACTTCACCGGCACAGATGATATTGTTGCGGTCGGTGATCGTCAGCGTTTCCCGCTCGCGGTGGTCGGTCAGCAGAATCGCGATGCCGCTGTCCCGCAGCTGCGCAATGATGTCCTGAATGTCGTTGATCGTCCGTGGATCGATCCCCGTAAACGGCTCGTCCAGCAGAATGATTTCCGGCTTGCTGGCCAGGCAGCGGGCGATTTCCAGCCGCCGCCGCTCACCACCCGAAAGCGTCGAGGCAATCTGTCGCCGCTTGTCCTCCAGCCCGAACTGTCCGAGCAGATCGTCGATGATCTCCTTCCGCTCGCGGTGACTGTGGGGAAGAAACTCGAGAATGGCCTGCAGGTTCTGCTCGACCGTGAGCTTTACGAAGATGCTCTGGTCCTGCGGCAGGTACCCCATGCCGCGACGGGCCCGCTGGTACATCGGCCACTGGGTGACGTCTTCCCCCTTGAGCAGGACGCGGCCTTCGGTCGGGACGATCAGACCGCACGTCATGCGGAACGTACTCGTCTTGCCGGCACCGTTCGGGCCGAGCAGTCCGACGATCTCACCGGGCTGGACGTCGAAGGTCACGCCGTCGACGGCACGCTTGCCGCCCGGGTAATCCTTCACCAGCCCGATGCATTCGAGAATGGCCATCTGTCGCGTCCTCCATGACGAACCTGCGGGGGCCGGACTGTACCGCGGGGGTCACAGAGCGTGCAAGATGACTCTGGCGGACAGCCACAAGGCTGTCCAATTCCAGGCGAAAGCCCGCCGGCGGCGGCTGGTGGGCCGCCCCGCCGAGGCTGCGAAACTCCGGCCACTCGAATTACCAGCACGAAGCGCCAGCGAGTGCGCGGGCAGACAGGAATGTCTGCCCCACTTGAGGCACGGGTGGTCGTGGCTGGAGCGAGTCATGCGAGCGACGCCTCGGTTGAGAA
This region includes:
- a CDS encoding FmdB family zinc ribbon protein, yielding MPIYVYETILPDGEGGEQFELFQQFSDAPLTEHPETGEPVRRVIQPPFIGGSWSDSAMKKNVSDDKKLDRLGFTKYVKAGDGFYEKRAGKGPDVISKDKPIQPKDLK
- the lptB gene encoding LPS export ABC transporter ATP-binding protein, which encodes MAILECIGLVKDYPGGKRAVDGVTFDVQPGEIVGLLGPNGAGKTSTFRMTCGLIVPTEGRVLLKGEDVTQWPMYQRARRGMGYLPQDQSIFVKLTVEQNLQAILEFLPHSHRERKEIIDDLLGQFGLEDKRRQIASTLSGGERRRLEIARCLASKPEIILLDEPFTGIDPRTINDIQDIIAQLRDSGIAILLTDHRERETLTITDRNNIICAGEVIVSGSAQTVLNDPRAQDLYFGKRFDATSIIEEQSNFRTDRPEAKAA